In the Sus scrofa isolate TJ Tabasco breed Duroc chromosome 7, Sscrofa11.1, whole genome shotgun sequence genome, one interval contains:
- the DXO gene encoding decapping and exoribonuclease protein has protein sequence MEPRGTKRGAAKIRVAEPCNKLPRPAPSLPTDPALYSGPFPFYRRPSELGCFSLDTQRQYHGDARALRYYSPPPTNGQSPNFDLRDGYPDRYQTRDEEVQERLDHLLRWLLEHRGQLEGGPSWLAGATVTWRGHLTKLLTTPYERQEGWQLAASRFQGTLYLSEVETPAARVQRLNRPPLLRELMYMGYKFEQYMCADKPGGSPDPSGEVNTNVAFCSVLRSRLGNHPLLFSGEVDCTDPQAPSTQPPACYVELKTSKEMHSPGQWKSFYRHKLLKWWAQSFLLGVPNVVAGFRTPEGFICSLKTFPTMEMFEHVRNDRDGWNPSVCMNFCAAFLSFAQNTVVQDDPRLVYLFSWEPGGPVTVSEHRDAPHAFLPTWYVEAMTQDLPPPPKTPSPKD, from the exons ATGGAGCCCAGAGGGACCAAGAGAGGAGCTGCAAAGATAAGAGTAGCTGAGCCCTGCAACAAACTCCCTCGCCCAGCACCCTCACTGCCCACAGACCCTGCCCTCTACTCTGGGCCCTTTCCTTTCTACCGGCGCCCTTCTGAACTGGGCTGCTTCTCCCTGGATACACAACGCCAGTACCATGGAGATGCTCGAGCCTTGCGCTACTACAGTCCACCTCCCACCAACGGTCAGAGCCCCAACTTTGACCTCAGAGATGGATACCCTGATCGATACCAGACCCGGGATGAAGAGGTCCAAGAGAGACTGGACCACCTGCTGCGCTGGCTCCTGGAGCACCGAGGCCAGCTGGAGGG GGGTCCCAGCTGGCTGGCAGGGGCCACAGTGACGTGGCGGGGGCACCTGACAAAGTTACTGACGACACCATATGAGCGGCAggaaggctggcagctggcagcctCCCGGTTCCAGGGGACGCTGTACCTGAGTGAAGTAGAGACACCAGCTGCCCGGGTTCAGAGGCTTAACCGGCCACCCCTCCTCCGGGAGCTTATGTACATGGGGTACAAGTTCGAGCAGTACATGTGTGCAG ACAAACCTGGAGGCTCCCCAGATCCTTCTGGGGAGGTTAACACCAACGTGGCCTTCTGCTCTGTGCTACGCAGCCGCCTGGGAAACCACCCTCTGCTCTTCTCCGGAGAGGTAGATTGCACAGACCCCCAGGCTCCATCCACACAGCCCCCAGCCTGCTATGTGGAGCTCAAGACCTCCAAGGAGATGCACAGCCCTGGCCAATGGAAGAGCTTCTACAG ACACAAGCTCCTGAAATGGTGGGCTCAGTCGTTCCTCCTGGGGGTCCCAAATGTCGTTGCTGGCTTCCGTACCCCAGAGGGTTTCATCTGCTCCCTCAAGACCTTTCCTACCATGGAGATGTTTGAACACGTCAGG AATGACCGTGATGGCTGGAACCCCTCCGTGTGCATGAACTTCTGTGCCGCCTTCCTTAGCTTTGCCCAGAACACAGTTGTCCAAGATGACCCCAG gctcGTCTACCTCTTCTCCTGGGAACCTGGCGGCCCAGTCACAGTGTCTGAACATCGAGATGCACCCCATGCCTTCCTGCCTACATGGTACGTGGAGGCCATGACCCAggacctcccccctccccccaagacaCCCTCCCCCAAGGACTGA